The nucleotide sequence TTTATTTTTGTGAAGCGGACAATCTCTGTCTGCCATTCAAATGTTTTTGGGGAAGTATAATAGAGTTTTTCAGTCATAAGCGTTAGTCCTTTCATCGTGGAATGTCTTACATTCTATCAAAAGCGGAGTGATTTTGCGTAAAGATTGTTAAGATTTCAGAAAAATTAGCTTTACGAAGGAATTGTTGTATCTACTTAACACGTTATGTGTTACGCTTAACCTAACAATCTCATATTGCGCAATCCCTTTTTCCGCTGTCCTTAGGCTGATAAAAACATACAAACGATTGGTAGGTGATTTATAATGAATCCCGTAGAAGAAATGAGTCAATTGTTTATTGATGGGGAACTTGGCCTTTCGTGGAGCTTATTGAACAGTCTGCTTGAAACGGATACGACAAGCACTGAGGTGTATGGCTTTTTATCAGATACTATGGACAATGTACTGGAACTCTGGGAGATGAATCGCGCAACAGTAGCAGATGAATATGTTGCAGCGGCTGTCTGCAAATCGATGATTGCAACCTATTACTACCAAAAAGTCGAAAAAATACATACACACTCCTTTTTATCACTGCCTGCAGCAGTTAAGCCGCGTGTTATGCTGCTTTCTATGAGAAATGAAGATCATGCGGTCGGAAGCATTATGACTTCATTCTTGTTTAGAGAATTTGGCTGGGAAGCATGCTGCATCGAATCCAATGTGACCATTGATTACATTTGCCAGTATGCCGAACGCTGGAAGCCTGATGTGATTGCCTTCACAACTAGTCTTGTTTCAAATATTCCAGCGGTTATTGAATACGTCTCGCAATTGCAGAATCTGACTTTTTCTCCAACTGTCATGCTTGGAGGAAAACAGACAAGTGATTTTGATGTCGATTATTACTGCCCTCCAAACACCGTGGTGATTCAAAACATAGTTCAGCTTAAAAGCTGGCTTCAAAATACTAATTCAAGGACTGAACGCCATGGAAATGCAATTAATCGCAAGTAAATATGACAAAATCCCATTTCCTTACTTTCTGGTGGACAGAAAGCTGAATATTGTTTCCGTATCAAGATGCACGTTTACGATTTTCGATGAAGAATTAAACTTTCTTGATGTTGTAGGGATCGGAAGCAAGAAAAAAGCAGCTAAATTTATTCTCGACACGCCGTCGATTACGAAAATAGAGCTGAATTTAAAAACAAAGTCAAATCCGATGACACTTTTTGATGTCTATATTCAATATGAAGGGAAAAATTTCATTCATATTTTCTGCATAGACAAAGAGGAAAGTGTAGATCAGATTTATCAGGCAGTCAAAACGCTTGAAGGTGATTTGCTGTATGCGAACCTGAATCTTCTTGAAAAACAGGAACAGCTCGAAAAGTCCCTTCAGCAAATGAAGGAAATAGCCATCAAGCAGGACAGTCTGGCAACGGTAGGCCAGATAGCTGCAAGCATCGCCCATGAAATCCGAAATCCGCTCACGAGCGTGAAAGGTTTTCTGCAGCTCCTTAAGCCTCATTTAATTGAGATTGGAAAAGGACACTATGCGGACGTTGCCCTGGAAGAACTGAACCGCGCAAATGAGATTATCTATGAATTTCTTAATAATTCAAAAGCGCCGATAGAATCGAAACAGCCTGTGCTATTGAGCAAACTTCTCAATGATATTGTCCTGATCTGCAAAAGCGAAGCGATACTGGCAAATTGTGAATTAACGTGCAGCATTATTGATGAGGAAGTCTATCTACATGTTGATATTAAACAGATGAAGCAAGTACTCCTGAACATGATGCGAAATGCAATGGAAGCTATTCAGATCAGCAAGCAGAAAAAAAGCGGTAACATATCTATTACGACGAGGCTTGACAGCGGCAAAATTGTGATTCAGGTGAAAGATAACGGAATCGGCATGAACCAGGATACCCTTAATTCTCTTTTTAAACCTTTCTTTACTACAAAAGAACAGGGAACCGGCATCGGACTCTCTGTCTGCATGGAAATTGTCAAAGCCAATAACGGGAATATTGATGTCATCAGCGAGGAAGGGTATGGATCTGCTTTCAGCATTACCCTGCCTGTTAAATAAGCAAAAACCGGATTGCGCCGCAATCCGGTTTTTTCGCACAACAAAACAAAGTGCATGATCAGTCAAAAAAAGAAATAAAATTCTATTTTAAGCGTATACTAGTTAAAAAAAGGAGTTATGCGCATGTACTTT is from Bacillus sp. FSL H8-0547 and encodes:
- a CDS encoding cobalamin-dependent protein (Presence of a B(12) (cobalamin)-binding domain implies dependence on cobalamin itself, in one of its several forms, or in some unusual lineages, dependence on a cobalamin-like analog.), translated to MNPVEEMSQLFIDGELGLSWSLLNSLLETDTTSTEVYGFLSDTMDNVLELWEMNRATVADEYVAAAVCKSMIATYYYQKVEKIHTHSFLSLPAAVKPRVMLLSMRNEDHAVGSIMTSFLFREFGWEACCIESNVTIDYICQYAERWKPDVIAFTTSLVSNIPAVIEYVSQLQNLTFSPTVMLGGKQTSDFDVDYYCPPNTVVIQNIVQLKSWLQNTNSRTERHGNAINRK
- a CDS encoding ATP-binding protein, which encodes MEMQLIASKYDKIPFPYFLVDRKLNIVSVSRCTFTIFDEELNFLDVVGIGSKKKAAKFILDTPSITKIELNLKTKSNPMTLFDVYIQYEGKNFIHIFCIDKEESVDQIYQAVKTLEGDLLYANLNLLEKQEQLEKSLQQMKEIAIKQDSLATVGQIAASIAHEIRNPLTSVKGFLQLLKPHLIEIGKGHYADVALEELNRANEIIYEFLNNSKAPIESKQPVLLSKLLNDIVLICKSEAILANCELTCSIIDEEVYLHVDIKQMKQVLLNMMRNAMEAIQISKQKKSGNISITTRLDSGKIVIQVKDNGIGMNQDTLNSLFKPFFTTKEQGTGIGLSVCMEIVKANNGNIDVISEEGYGSAFSITLPVK